The following are from one region of the Oncorhynchus masou masou isolate Uvic2021 chromosome 24, UVic_Omas_1.1, whole genome shotgun sequence genome:
- the LOC135512853 gene encoding MAP kinase-interacting serine/threonine-protein kinase 2-like yields MVQNMISEVTGFHSSFKGQNPFETDEFTENGSLLDSDFNFESSNRHDIPSSQPIDIPDAKKRNKKKKRCRATDSFSGRFEDVYRLQAEVLGEGAYARVQTCINLITNKEYAVKIIEKRPGHSRSRVFREVEMLYQCQGHRNILELVEFFEEEDKFYLVFEMLRGGSVLAHIHRRQHFSEQEACVVVQDIASALDFLHNKGMAHRDLKPENILCEHVDKISPVKICDFDLGSGIKLNSDSSPISTPELLTPCGSAEYMAPEVVEAFSEEATNYDKRCDLWSLGVILYILLSGYPPFVGRCGSDCGWDMGEPCHTCQNTLFESIQEGKYEFPEKDWAHISSSAKDLISKLLVRDAKNRLSAGQVLQHPWVQGGFSDTLPTSILHQRNSAKDLTFFAGKAVAMNRQLAEQAVMEEQQQLDEAPMVITASMRLSPPSNSKLVKRRQRGSLLKTGPVSASELSQLLTPLVITSSCA; encoded by the exons ATGGTGCAAAATATGATCAGCGAAGTCACTGGATTCCATAGCTCTTTCAAG GGCCAAAATCCCTTTGAGACTGATGAATTCACAGAAAATGGATCCCTCCTCGATTCCGACTTCAATTTTGAGTCATCGAATAGACATG ATATTCCCTCCAGCCAACCTATTGACATCCCTGATGCCAAGAAGAGAAATAAGAAGAAAAAGCGTTGCAGGGCAACTGACAGCTTCTCTGGCCGATTTGAGG ATGTCTACAGGCTGCAGGCGGAGGTTCTTGGAGAGGGGGCATATGCAAGAGTGCAGACTTGCATCAACCTCATCACCAATAAAGAATATGCTGTGAAG ATCATTGAGAAGAGACCAGGTCACAGCCGCAGTCGCGTCTTCAGGGAGGTGGAGATGCTGTACCAGTGCCAGGGTCACAG AAACATCCTGGAGCTGGTGGAGTTCTTCGAGGAGGAAGACAAGTTTTACTTGGTGTTTGAAATGCTAAGAGGAG GTTCGGTCCTGGCTCACATCCACAGGAGACAACACTTTAGCGAGCAGGAAGCCTGCGTTGTGGTGCAGGACATCGCTAGCGCTCTGGATTTCCTGCATAACAAAG gaaTGGCACATAGAGATCTGAAGCCGGAAAACATCTTGTGTGAGCACGTGGACAAG ATCTCTCCTGTGAAGATCTGTGACTTTGACCTGGGCAGTGGGATCAAGCTTAACAGCGACAGCTCACCCATCTCCACCCCAGAGCTCCTTACTCCG tGTGGCTCAGCAGAGTACATGGCCCCTGAGGTGGTGGAGGCCTTCAGTGAGGAGGCCACCAACTATGACAAGCGCTGTGACCTGTGGAGCCTGGGGGTCATCCTTTACATCCTGCTGAGCGGCTACCCGCCCTTTGTGGGCCGCTGCGGCAGTGACTGTGGCTGGGATATGGGAGAACCGTGCCACACATGCCAG AACACATTGTTCGAGAGTATCCAGGAAGGGAAGTATGAGTTTCCTGAGAAAGACTGGGCTCACATCTCCTCAAGTGCCAAAGACCTGATCTCCAAACTGCTTGTTCGGGACGCCAAGAACCGCCTGAGTGCCGGCCAGGTCCTGCAGCACCCATGGGTGCAGGGG ggCTTCTCTGACACTCTGCCAACATCTATCCTACATCAAAG AAACAGTGCCAAGGACCTGACGTTCTTTGCTGGCAAGGCGGTGGCCATGAACCGGCAATTGGCTGAGCAGGCTGTGatggaggagcagcagcagcttgACGAGGCTCCCATGGTCATCACAGCCAGCATGcgcctctcccctccatccaacTCAAAGCTGGTCAAGCGCAGGCAGAGGGGCAGCCTCTTGAAGACTGGGCCTGTCTCTGCCTCAGAGCTCAGTCAGCTCCTCACCCCCCTCGTCATCACGTCATCATGTGCCTAA